A genomic region of Aspergillus oryzae RIB40 DNA, chromosome 1 contains the following coding sequences:
- a CDS encoding ketopantoate reductase family protein (ketopantoate reductase), translating into MPHSESSPRIHVLGLGSIGTFTAHGLSEIPSKPSVTLLLHRESLLGGYQENGNQILLTTREGSQIGHSGYDLEVYRERGWYPVPSSPSSEALTSNISHLIISVKATQTVAALKPLKHRLDARSTILFLQNGSGMIDEVNETLFPNPQTRPNYIIGVISHGVTLNRPLNVTHTGFAAMSFGLVPRSQEAPHSQESSCSYLLDHLPLSPRLNATSYPYTEVLQIQLEKLAVNAFCNPLCALNDAKNGFLFTIPDTRREILTEISNVVLALPELRGVAGVKERFAVDRLEATVNAILIKTAETTCSMVWDLRAGRETEVRFINGYWVRRGREVGVRTPVNEYLVEEVTKKES; encoded by the coding sequence ATGCCTCACTCAGAGTCATCACCAAGGATCCATGTTCTCGGACTTGGAAGTATCGGCACCTTCACCGCCCATGGTCTGTCCGAAATCCCCAGCAAGCCCTCCGtcactctccttctccatcgcgAATCGCTACTAGGCGGATATCAGGAGAACGGAAACCAAATCCTACTTACAACACGAGAAGGATCCCAAATAGGGCACAGCGGCTACGACCTGGAGGTATACCGGGAAAGGGGATGGTATCCTGTGCcttcatcaccatcctcagaAGCCCTAACCAGCAACATCTCCCACCTCATCATCAGCGTCAAAGCAACACAAACCGTTGCAGCACTAAAACCCCTCAAGCACCGTCTAGACGCCAGATCCACCATCTTATTCCTCCAAAACGGCAGCGGCATGATCGATGAAGTCAACGAAACATTATTCCCCAACCCCCAGACACGACCCAACTACATAATAGGAGTCATCTCGCACGGCGTAACGCTCAATCGACCACTCAACGTCACGCACACTGGCTTCGCAGCAATGTCCTTCGGACTAGTTCCCCGCTCACAAGAAGCACCTCATTCCCAGGAATCTTCATGTTCATACTTACTAGATCATCTCCCCCTGTCGCCCCGGCTAAACGCAACATCCTACCCCTACACGGAAGTCCTGCAGATTCAGCTTGAAAAACTAGCCGTCAATGCCTTCTGCAACCCTCTTTGTGCTTTGAATGATGCGAAGAATGGttttctcttcaccatcccCGATACGCGGAGGGAGATTCTCACGGAGATCTCGAATGTCGTGCTTGCGTTACCGGAATTGAGGGGTGTGGCGGGTGTAAAGGAGCGGTTTGCTGTGGATAGGTTGGAAGCGACGGTGAATGCAATCCTGATTAAGACTGCTGAGACGACGTGTTCGATGGTGTGGGATTTGAGGGCTGGACGCGAGACGGAGGTGAGGTTCATCAACGGGTATTGggtgaggagggggagggaggttGGGGTGAGGACGCCGGTGAATGAGTActtggtggaggaggtgaCGAAAAAGGAGTCGTAG